Proteins encoded within one genomic window of Saccharopolyspora pogona:
- a CDS encoding dipeptide ABC transporter ATP-binding protein, with the protein MTPILQMRDVAVAYRGAPEASPGMVAVRGVSLSLAEGETLGLAGESGCGKTTLAMSVLRLLPSSARIDGEILLDGKDVREMTFGQLRAVRWASASVVFQGAMHALNPVRTIGDQIAEPIRLHGRANGDLRERVAELLAQVELPAERAGAYPHELSGGQKQRVMIAMALACEPRLVIADEPTTALDVVVQAQILELMGRLVAERGIALMMISHDLSVLSASCARLAVMYQGQVVEHGPSRQVMTAPQHAHSKALASAFPTVGDPRFRLAEGVPSGSALLSAESVSVDFTSRSGQTVQAVRGVDLAVNEKEIVALVGQSGSGKTTLARTMLGLQRPTGGAVRFDGVPLPTSSAGLREYRKQVQLVLQDPTGALNPRHTVYEAVAEGLRIHGITDDERGRVAAALEAAELRPAEKFFGRLPQELSGGQRQRVVIAGALVLEPRVLIADEPVASLDATVRGEILALLLRLRAERGLSTLVITHDLGLAWNIADRVAVMYQGDLVEVGPVEQVLLDPQHDYTKTLLAAVPSVERRVA; encoded by the coding sequence GTGACTCCGATTCTGCAAATGCGGGACGTGGCGGTGGCCTACCGGGGCGCTCCGGAGGCCTCGCCGGGAATGGTCGCGGTGCGGGGCGTGAGCCTGAGCCTCGCCGAGGGGGAAACCCTAGGCTTGGCAGGGGAATCCGGTTGCGGCAAGACGACGCTGGCGATGTCCGTGCTGCGGCTGCTGCCGAGCTCGGCGCGCATCGACGGCGAGATCCTGCTGGACGGCAAGGACGTTCGCGAGATGACGTTCGGGCAGCTGCGCGCGGTGCGCTGGGCGAGCGCGTCGGTGGTTTTCCAGGGCGCGATGCACGCGTTGAACCCGGTGCGCACCATCGGCGATCAGATCGCGGAGCCGATCAGGCTGCACGGCCGGGCGAACGGCGACCTGCGCGAGCGGGTCGCGGAGCTGCTCGCGCAGGTGGAGCTCCCCGCGGAGCGGGCCGGTGCTTACCCGCACGAGCTCTCCGGCGGGCAGAAGCAGCGGGTGATGATCGCGATGGCCCTGGCCTGCGAGCCGCGGCTGGTGATCGCCGACGAACCCACGACCGCGCTGGACGTGGTGGTGCAGGCCCAGATCCTGGAGCTGATGGGGCGGCTGGTCGCGGAGCGCGGCATCGCGCTGATGATGATCAGCCACGACCTGTCGGTGCTGTCGGCCAGCTGCGCCCGGCTCGCGGTGATGTACCAGGGCCAGGTCGTCGAGCACGGTCCGTCGCGGCAGGTGATGACCGCGCCGCAGCACGCGCACAGCAAGGCGCTGGCCAGCGCGTTCCCGACAGTCGGCGACCCGCGGTTCCGGCTCGCCGAAGGGGTGCCGAGCGGATCGGCGCTGCTGTCCGCCGAGTCGGTGTCGGTCGACTTCACCAGCCGCTCCGGGCAGACCGTGCAAGCAGTGCGCGGGGTGGACCTCGCGGTCAACGAGAAAGAGATCGTCGCGCTGGTCGGGCAGTCCGGCTCCGGCAAGACGACGTTGGCCCGGACGATGCTGGGGCTGCAGCGGCCGACCGGCGGTGCGGTGCGCTTCGACGGCGTGCCGCTGCCGACCAGCAGCGCGGGGCTGCGCGAGTACCGCAAGCAGGTGCAGTTGGTGCTGCAGGACCCGACCGGGGCGCTCAACCCCCGGCACACCGTTTACGAAGCGGTGGCGGAGGGTTTGCGCATCCACGGCATCACCGACGACGAGCGGGGAAGGGTCGCGGCGGCGCTCGAGGCGGCGGAGCTGCGGCCAGCGGAGAAGTTCTTCGGCCGCCTGCCGCAAGAGCTGTCGGGCGGTCAGCGGCAGCGCGTGGTGATCGCCGGTGCGCTCGTGCTGGAACCGCGGGTGCTGATCGCCGACGAACCGGTGGCGTCGCTGGATGCGACCGTGCGCGGCGAGATCTTGGCGCTGCTGCTGCGATTGCGGGCCGAACGCGGCCTGTCAACCCTGGTGATCACCCACGACCTCGGCCTGGCCTGGAACATCGCCGACCGGGTGGCGGTGATGTACCAGGGGGACCTCGTCGAAGTCGGCCCGGTGGAACAGGTCCTGCTGGACCCCCAGCACGACTACACCAAGACGCTCCTTGCCGCCGTTCCGTCGGTGGAGCGCCGCGTGGCGTAG
- a CDS encoding ABC transporter permease, giving the protein MARYLGGKLGGGLVSLFMVAVLGFFLFRVMPGDPVRTMTHGAPVTAQQIAVLRERLGLDQPLWKQFLDFLGNLLRGDLGTSYTYSRPVGELILNRIGPTVLLVGTATAIAVLLGLWMGSRAAWRHGEAFDKTSTSIALTLWSVPTFWLGLIVLMAFGVGVGPIPGLFPVGGISSPDTPPELLPQVLDVAHHLVLPTLTMVAVIYAEYLMVMRSSLLEEMGEDYLTTARAKGLREDLVRRRHAVPNALLPTVTLIFLRLGLVVAGAITVETVFSWPGLGLLTYEALRVPDLPLLQGIFIVLAGSVVVMNVLADLVYRVLDPRVRES; this is encoded by the coding sequence ATGGCCCGCTACCTGGGCGGCAAGCTCGGCGGCGGCCTGGTGAGCCTTTTCATGGTGGCGGTGCTGGGGTTCTTCCTGTTCCGGGTGATGCCCGGCGACCCGGTGCGCACCATGACCCACGGCGCGCCGGTGACCGCGCAGCAGATCGCGGTGCTGCGGGAGCGGCTCGGCCTGGACCAGCCGCTTTGGAAGCAGTTCCTGGACTTCCTCGGCAACCTGCTGCGCGGTGACCTCGGCACGTCCTACACCTACAGCCGCCCGGTGGGCGAGCTGATCCTCAACCGCATCGGCCCGACCGTCCTGCTGGTGGGCACCGCGACCGCGATCGCCGTGCTGCTGGGGCTGTGGATGGGCAGCCGCGCGGCGTGGCGGCACGGCGAGGCCTTCGACAAGACGTCGACCTCGATCGCCCTGACGCTGTGGTCGGTGCCGACGTTCTGGCTCGGGCTGATCGTGCTGATGGCCTTCGGCGTCGGGGTCGGGCCGATCCCGGGCCTGTTCCCGGTCGGCGGGATCTCCTCGCCGGACACGCCGCCGGAGCTGCTGCCGCAGGTTCTCGACGTCGCCCACCACCTGGTGCTGCCGACGCTGACCATGGTGGCGGTGATCTACGCCGAGTACCTGATGGTGATGCGCTCGTCGCTGCTGGAGGAGATGGGCGAGGACTACCTGACGACCGCGCGCGCCAAGGGCCTGCGCGAGGACCTGGTGCGGCGCCGGCACGCGGTGCCCAACGCGCTGCTGCCCACCGTCACGCTGATCTTCCTGCGGCTGGGGCTGGTGGTGGCGGGTGCGATCACGGTGGAGACGGTGTTCTCCTGGCCGGGCCTGGGGCTGCTGACCTACGAGGCGCTGCGGGTGCCGGACCTGCCGTTGCTGCAAGGCATTTTCATCGTCCTTGCCGGGAGCGTGGTGGTGATGAACGTGTTGGCCGATTTGGTCTACCGGGTGCTCGATCCGAGGGTGCGGGAATCATGA
- a CDS encoding ABC transporter permease, with product MTATAGQIIWARRKARAAEAWRVFRADRAGLVGLVLLVVVGALALFAPLLTDASGLDVTRAPGEPLQAPSSEFWLGTDESGRSVLLLTWWGARVSLVVGLFAAVLSVLIGTVVGVLAAHFGGWTSRVLLRFTDFFLVLPSLVLAIALSTVLARGLPTIVLAIGVTAWPATARMVRAQTLTVEARPYIERAWTLGAGHGHIIGRHVLPAVLPLVFANTTLSVASAIIAESTLSFLGLGDPSRVSWGSMLKSAMDTGAVTGGAWWYLLPPGLGIVVVVLSFTLCGRALETVFNPRLRGRR from the coding sequence ATGACGGCCACCGCAGGGCAGATCATCTGGGCCCGCCGCAAGGCCCGGGCGGCCGAGGCGTGGCGCGTCTTCCGCGCGGACCGGGCCGGGCTGGTGGGTCTCGTGCTGCTGGTCGTGGTCGGCGCGTTGGCGTTGTTCGCGCCGCTGCTCACCGACGCCAGCGGCCTGGACGTCACGCGGGCGCCCGGCGAGCCGCTGCAGGCGCCGAGCAGCGAATTCTGGCTCGGCACCGACGAATCCGGTCGTTCGGTGCTGCTGCTGACCTGGTGGGGCGCGCGAGTGTCGCTGGTCGTCGGGCTTTTCGCGGCGGTGCTGTCGGTCCTGATCGGCACCGTGGTGGGGGTGCTCGCGGCCCACTTCGGCGGCTGGACCTCCCGGGTGCTGCTGCGCTTCACCGACTTCTTCCTGGTCCTGCCGTCCCTGGTGCTGGCCATCGCGTTGTCCACGGTGCTCGCCCGCGGGCTTCCGACGATCGTGCTGGCGATCGGGGTGACGGCCTGGCCGGCCACCGCGCGGATGGTGCGGGCCCAGACGCTGACCGTCGAGGCCCGCCCCTACATCGAGCGGGCGTGGACCCTGGGCGCCGGGCACGGCCACATCATCGGCCGCCACGTGCTGCCCGCGGTGCTGCCGCTGGTGTTCGCCAACACCACGCTGTCGGTGGCCAGCGCGATCATCGCCGAGTCGACGCTTTCGTTCCTGGGGCTCGGCGACCCGAGCCGCGTGTCGTGGGGTTCGATGCTGAAGTCCGCGATGGACACCGGCGCGGTCACCGGCGGTGCGTGGTGGTACTTGCTGCCGCCGGGCCTGGGGATCGTGGTGGTGGTGCTCAGCTTCACGTTGTGCGGGCGGGCGCTGGAGACGGTGTTCAATCCGAGGCTGCGGGGGCGACGGTGA
- a CDS encoding ABC transporter substrate-binding protein → MSRRFAVLWAVLLVGLLAPMPATAQGDGARQDGATLRIGLQQQIDSLNPFLGYTVPSSDIFRSIYPTLTTYSPDDFSVMPELAESWEPSPDRLTWTFRIRPGVKWSDGQPVTAHDAAYTFKRMMTDPAASTANGNVVENFEAVTAPDDSTLVIRTKTPQATMLAIDAPIVPEHVWSKVADVATFANDQMPVVGSGPFTLTGYRAEQDVTLTANPEFWRGAPKVAGLRFIQFKNSDAAVQALRKGDVDVVQKLTPAQFDALAGQPGIQQVRGQGRRFFELSLNPGAANSENQPIGTGHPALKDVRVRQAIDQGIDRKVLVGRVLGGYGQEGGGYLPPIFSDYQWTPPQPRTFDPAAANRKLDEAGYARGADGIRRTPQGEPLNFNLVLHGSRSEDTQVGEFVKRWLADLGIGVELQPVSDNQLNDRTTSADYDMVISGWAANPDPDYVLRLQTCASRPGPNGGGNPDTFLCDQQYDDLYHRQLGEFDQAKRVDLVKQAQARFYDQAAGLILWYQNSLEAYRADRYSGFSLQPKTDGVIVAQQGYWGYYGAQPTDKALNGSGTDYTSVAWVLGGVVMLVGVVVALVVVRRRATADTRE, encoded by the coding sequence GTGAGCAGACGATTCGCCGTGCTCTGGGCCGTGCTGCTGGTCGGATTGCTTGCACCGATGCCGGCCACGGCGCAAGGAGACGGCGCGCGCCAGGACGGGGCGACGCTCCGGATCGGGCTGCAGCAGCAGATCGACTCGCTGAACCCGTTCCTGGGTTACACGGTGCCCTCCAGCGACATCTTCCGGTCCATCTACCCGACGCTGACGACCTACAGCCCGGACGACTTCTCGGTGATGCCGGAGCTCGCCGAGAGCTGGGAGCCCTCTCCGGACAGGCTCACCTGGACCTTCCGGATCCGCCCCGGCGTCAAGTGGTCCGACGGGCAGCCGGTGACCGCCCACGACGCGGCCTACACGTTCAAGCGGATGATGACCGATCCGGCCGCGAGCACCGCCAACGGCAACGTCGTGGAGAACTTCGAGGCCGTCACCGCCCCGGACGACAGCACGCTGGTGATCCGCACCAAGACGCCGCAGGCCACGATGCTGGCGATCGACGCGCCGATCGTGCCCGAGCACGTGTGGTCGAAGGTCGCCGACGTCGCGACCTTCGCCAACGACCAGATGCCGGTTGTCGGCAGCGGGCCGTTCACGCTCACCGGCTACCGCGCCGAGCAGGACGTCACGCTGACCGCCAACCCGGAGTTCTGGCGCGGTGCGCCGAAGGTCGCCGGCTTGCGGTTCATCCAGTTCAAGAACAGCGACGCCGCGGTGCAGGCGCTGCGCAAGGGTGACGTCGACGTCGTCCAGAAGCTCACCCCCGCGCAGTTCGACGCGCTCGCCGGGCAGCCCGGCATCCAGCAGGTCAGGGGCCAGGGGCGGCGGTTCTTCGAACTGTCGCTCAACCCGGGCGCGGCCAACAGCGAGAACCAGCCGATCGGTACCGGTCACCCGGCGCTGAAGGACGTGCGGGTGCGGCAGGCCATCGACCAGGGGATCGACCGGAAGGTCCTGGTGGGCCGGGTGCTCGGCGGCTACGGCCAGGAGGGCGGCGGGTACCTGCCGCCGATCTTCTCCGATTACCAGTGGACTCCGCCGCAGCCGCGGACCTTCGACCCGGCGGCGGCCAACCGGAAGCTCGACGAGGCGGGTTACGCCCGCGGCGCGGACGGCATCCGCCGGACCCCGCAGGGTGAGCCGCTGAACTTCAACCTCGTGCTGCACGGTTCCCGCTCGGAGGACACCCAGGTCGGCGAGTTCGTCAAGCGGTGGCTGGCCGATCTGGGCATCGGCGTCGAACTGCAGCCGGTGTCGGACAACCAGCTCAACGACCGCACCACCAGCGCCGACTACGACATGGTCATCAGCGGCTGGGCGGCCAACCCGGACCCGGATTACGTGCTGCGGCTGCAGACCTGCGCGTCCCGGCCGGGTCCCAACGGCGGCGGCAACCCGGACACGTTCCTGTGCGACCAGCAGTACGACGACCTCTACCACCGGCAGCTCGGCGAGTTCGACCAGGCGAAGCGGGTCGATCTGGTCAAGCAGGCGCAGGCCCGGTTCTACGACCAGGCCGCCGGTCTGATCCTGTGGTACCAGAATTCGCTGGAGGCCTACCGCGCCGACCGCTACAGCGGGTTCAGCCTGCAGCCGAAGACCGACGGCGTGATCGTGGCGCAGCAGGGCTACTGGGGCTACTACGGCGCGCAGCCCACCGACAAGGCGCTGAACGGCTCGGGCACCGACTACACCAGTGTCGCCTGGGTGCTCGGCGGGGTCGTAATGCTGGTCGGCGTCGTGGTGGCGCTCGTGGTGGTCCGCCGCCGCGCGACCGCCGACACCAGGGAGTGA
- a CDS encoding M55 family metallopeptidase translates to MRILLSADMEGVTGVTWTDDVVPGTEQWQRFRRLFTGDVNACVEGLCAGSATDVLVNEAHSAQRNLLLEDLDQRAVLLTGRHKPLSMMQGIDSDVDGVVFLGYHAGAGEEGVLSHTYLENSITRVWLDGAPAGEGGLNAALAAEYGVPVLLVTGDDRACSEAAGYAPAAKTVVVKECVSRYAAICRPPARTAADIRAAATESLALAGRTEGVVRPHRIEVEFDAAHLAAAAEVIPTVEQLDVRRVGFDAPNMTEAMKAFKIVATIAARAIQGIYG, encoded by the coding sequence GTGCGGATCTTGCTCTCAGCGGACATGGAAGGCGTCACCGGCGTCACCTGGACCGACGACGTGGTGCCGGGGACCGAGCAGTGGCAGCGCTTCCGCCGCCTGTTCACCGGGGACGTCAACGCGTGCGTCGAAGGGCTCTGCGCGGGCAGCGCCACCGACGTGCTGGTCAACGAGGCGCACTCCGCACAGCGGAACCTGCTGCTGGAGGACCTCGACCAGCGGGCCGTGCTGCTGACCGGGCGGCACAAGCCGCTGTCCATGATGCAGGGCATCGATTCGGATGTCGACGGTGTGGTGTTCCTCGGCTACCACGCGGGCGCGGGTGAGGAAGGCGTCCTCTCACACACCTACCTGGAGAACTCCATCACCAGGGTGTGGCTCGACGGCGCCCCGGCCGGGGAGGGTGGCCTCAACGCGGCGCTGGCCGCCGAGTACGGGGTGCCGGTCCTGCTGGTCACCGGCGACGACCGGGCCTGCTCCGAGGCCGCAGGTTACGCACCCGCTGCGAAGACCGTCGTGGTCAAGGAATGCGTGAGCCGCTACGCGGCGATCTGCCGCCCACCGGCCCGCACCGCGGCCGACATTCGCGCCGCAGCCACCGAAAGCCTCGCGCTGGCCGGGCGGACCGAGGGCGTGGTCCGGCCGCACCGCATCGAGGTGGAGTTCGACGCCGCGCACCTGGCCGCTGCGGCCGAGGTGATCCCGACCGTCGAGCAGCTGGACGTGCGGCGGGTCGGGTTCGACGCGCCGAACATGACCGAGGCGATGAAGGCATTCAAGATCGTGGCGACCATCGCGGCCCGCGCAATCCAAGGCATCTACGGCTGA
- a CDS encoding S66 peptidase family protein, which translates to MSMRELRRPHRLRSGDTVALVAPAGPVPEHLLDAGLAQLRSWGLNARVGKHVRDRHPHLDYLAGTDADRAADLQEAWCDPDVTAVFCVRGGYGSMRILDHLDWTEMAAAGPKVFTGSSDITALHDAFATQLGVVTVFGPMLATKAFVEDPAAREHLRRTLFQPESVTILTRSSAGALVHGRARGITYGGNLSIVAGSLGAPDAPTPPERGIAMLEDVTEDPYRLDRFVTQLLRAGWFDHAAGVALGSWTECGPLEEVRAVMSDLLSGLGVPIMWELGFGHCDAQRTIPLGVAAELDTDAQRLSILQPALR; encoded by the coding sequence ATGAGCATGCGCGAACTACGTCGCCCGCACAGGCTTCGCAGCGGGGACACCGTGGCACTCGTCGCCCCCGCCGGGCCGGTGCCCGAGCACCTGCTCGACGCCGGGCTGGCGCAGCTGCGCTCGTGGGGCCTGAACGCGCGGGTCGGCAAGCACGTCCGGGACCGCCATCCGCACCTGGACTACCTGGCGGGCACCGACGCCGACCGCGCCGCCGACCTGCAGGAGGCGTGGTGCGACCCGGACGTCACCGCGGTGTTCTGCGTGCGCGGCGGCTACGGCAGCATGCGGATCCTCGACCACCTGGACTGGACCGAGATGGCCGCGGCCGGGCCGAAGGTGTTCACCGGCTCCAGCGACATCACCGCCCTGCACGACGCGTTCGCCACCCAGCTCGGCGTGGTCACGGTGTTCGGGCCGATGCTGGCCACGAAGGCGTTCGTCGAGGATCCCGCGGCGCGGGAGCACCTGCGCCGCACGCTGTTCCAGCCCGAGTCGGTCACGATCCTGACGCGTTCCAGCGCGGGCGCGCTCGTGCATGGGCGCGCACGGGGCATCACCTACGGCGGCAACCTGAGCATCGTCGCGGGCTCCCTTGGCGCGCCGGACGCACCGACCCCACCGGAGCGCGGGATCGCCATGCTCGAGGACGTCACAGAGGACCCGTACCGGCTGGACCGGTTCGTCACGCAGTTGCTGCGCGCGGGCTGGTTCGACCACGCCGCCGGGGTCGCGCTCGGTTCCTGGACCGAATGCGGGCCGCTGGAGGAGGTGCGCGCGGTGATGTCGGACCTGCTGAGCGGCCTCGGCGTGCCGATCATGTGGGAACTCGGCTTCGGCCACTGCGACGCGCAGCGCACGATCCCGCTCGGTGTGGCTGCCGAACTCGACACCGACGCGCAGCGCCTCTCGATCCTCCAACCGGCGCTGCGCTAG
- a CDS encoding type II toxin-antitoxin system PemK/MazF family toxin translates to MIFRGAVYEIKAFPGARGHEQQGRRYTVIIQSDRFSTSTIAVALTSTRAGAAVYRPEIELNGTKSRILTDQIYSVSPDRLGDFKGSLDAGELAELDRALLLRFGLI, encoded by the coding sequence GTGATCTTCCGGGGAGCCGTGTACGAGATCAAGGCATTCCCCGGAGCGCGCGGACATGAGCAGCAAGGCAGGCGGTACACCGTAATCATCCAGTCCGACCGTTTCTCCACCAGCACGATCGCGGTCGCGCTCACCTCGACCCGGGCGGGCGCCGCGGTCTACCGGCCCGAGATCGAATTGAACGGCACCAAGAGCCGAATCCTCACCGACCAGATCTACTCGGTGTCACCGGATCGGCTGGGCGACTTCAAGGGCTCGCTCGACGCCGGCGAACTCGCGGAACTCGACCGGGCCTTGCTTCTGCGATTCGGCCTGATCTGA